In Deinococcus maricopensis DSM 21211, the sequence TGATGGATGGCCGAAAATTCAATGTAGATGAAGTCTATTGCTACAGTTCCGGTCAGAACGAAAAACGTGGGGGTTTGCTCAAGAAAATGCCGCAAAAACCCCTTGACTGCGCGGACTTTCTGCTACTGTAAGTGCAATTTGAGCGAGATCAAAAAGGTGCACCGAGACGCGCATTCCCCCCTCATCGTGCCGTCTCAGCACCTCTTTCCTGGAGGACTTGCGTGAAGGGTTCCGTGCGCTACATCATCACTCGCCCCTGCCTCAACGAAGGCAGCCTGCGGCTCCTCAAGTACCTCGACCCCGTGTTCCCCACGAGCGGCCCGGCCACATTCATTGACGACCGCGCGCACGAACACGCCGTCACGGTCGACCGCGCCCGCGCGCGCGTCACGGGCCTGCGAGACCTGTACAGCGCGCACAACCTCGGCGTCAACGACGTCCTGAACATCACGCTCCTCCAGGACGGCCGCTACCAGGTCGAATGCGTCGTGAAACCCGCCCGGCCCATCACCACGCCGCCCGCCACGGCCCGCCCGGCCACCCCGCCGCGCCCCGAGCCGCAACGCGTCGTCGTGAACGCCACCCCGCACGTCCGCGAGGTGCGCCTGCAACGCCAGGATGGCCGCGACCCCGCCATGCGCGTCACCGTCACCGAACGCGCCACGGAACGCCCCGAGGTCCGCGCCGACCGCGCCCCCGCCCGCGCGCCCGAACCCGCCGCGGCTAACCCCACCCGGCCGACCACGCCAGAACGCCCAGCCGCGCGCGTCACCACGGTCACCGTCAGCGAACCGGCCCCTGCGAAGCCCACGCCGAGCGCCCCGGCCTTGAGCGTTGCCGCCGCGCCCGTCGCGGTGCTGCCGCGCCCCGCCGCCATCGCCCCGTCCCCCGCCGCGCTCATCGACGCCGTGGACCTCAGCGACACCGACGCCCTGCAGGAACTCGCGCGCACCTGCGGCTACCGCTTCGACCAGCCCGCCCCCGGCCTCGCCCGTCTCCGCGCGGACCTCGGCGCGCACGCGTACACCGTCCTCATCGCCCTGAGCGAGGCCGCCACCCACACGCCCACGTGGCAGGACGGCGCTGACTACCTTGCCGTGCTCGTCAACGAGGGCGAGCGCCCGCAGGGCCTCCCGCGCCTCACCCGCGAAGCGCTCAGCGCCGTCGTCGAGCACGCGCGCCTCGCGCCCCTGTCGCCCATTGAACTGCGCGGCTACTGGAACACCGGCAGCTTCGACCTGACCGGTGCGGACAGCATCGCGGAACTCGTGAGCGCGCACCTCGCGCAGCGCGGCACCTTCTCGTTCGTGCTCATGACCCTCGCGCAGCAGAGCGCGCACAGCGTCGTCAGCGTCCCCCGCCTCGCTGAGCGCCTCGGCAGCGGCGTGAACACCGCCGAGCTGCACAGCATCCTCGAAACGCTGTCCCGCCCGCCGTTCCTCGCGCTCACCCCCATGAGCGGCGGGCAGTACTACCTGCGCGCCCGCGTGCCCGACATGCTCACCGAACTCGCGGACTACGCCGGCGGCATCCGCGCGCGCCTGCGCACCCCCACGCCCGCCTGACACGCAACCCACAAGAAGGCTGGAGGCACGCCTCCGGCCTTCTTGCTGCCCTGCCCGCTCAGCGGACGCGCGTGACCGTACGCGCCTCGCCGCCCGTATGCGCGAGGCGCAGCAGCGCCGCGTCCGGGAACTCGTCGTACAGGGACTGCCCCCACTCGATGACCGTCAGGCGGCTCTCCTCGACCAGCCGTTCCAGGTCCATCTCGAACAGCTCCTGAGGGTGCCGCACCCGGTACGCGTCCACGTGCAGCACCCGGCCCTGCGGCGTCGGGTACTCATGCATCAGCGCGTACGTGGGGCTGTTCACGGCGCCCGTGAACCCCAGCGCCGCCACCAGCCCCTGCGTGAGCGTCGTTTTGCCGGCGCCCAGGTCGCCTTCCAGGAACAGCACCCCTCCGGGCGGCAACCGGGACGCGAGGCGGGCGCCGAGCGCTCGCTGCTCGGCGTCCCCCTCCATGGTGCGGGTGTCCCCGGGCTCCATTCAGGCCTGCGCGGTCTGCCACGCGCTCAGGCGAGCGCGCCACGCATCCAGGTCCAGGGGCGCGGGCACGCGCAGCACCAGCGTGCCGCCGTCCTGCCCGAGCGCCAGCCACGCGCCCTGCGGGCCCTCGAACGCCATCAGGCCACCGCCGAGCGCGCCGCTCGCGCCTACGTACGCGTCCGCGACGCGCACCGCGAGCGGTTCCGGCCCGCCGAACGTCACGTCATGGCCGCTCACGAGGTACACCTGCGCGCCCCACACCTGCAACCCCTCGAACGGGCTGGACGGCGCCA encodes:
- the tsaE gene encoding tRNA (adenosine(37)-N6)-threonylcarbamoyltransferase complex ATPase subunit type 1 TsaE — encoded protein: MEPGDTRTMEGDAEQRALGARLASRLPPGGVLFLEGDLGAGKTTLTQGLVAALGFTGAVNSPTYALMHEYPTPQGRVLHVDAYRVRHPQELFEMDLERLVEESRLTVIEWGQSLYDEFPDAALLRLAHTGGEARTVTRVR